The following are from one region of the Thermoanaerobaculia bacterium genome:
- a CDS encoding nuclear transport factor 2 family protein — MKRFPLAIALAVALAGIPVSARAADSNEAAIKELNQDFVTAWNAHDPKKMAAAWAEDVDLINPFGVKCGNRAEVEKLFEKEQSGVMKASTYKIDSFALRRACDDVMVGDWESTVTGMIDPDGNALPPFHHHVTAVYQNRGGHWTVTLVRAFQPLPPPGAPSK, encoded by the coding sequence TGGCCCTGGCCGGCATTCCCGTTTCCGCGCGGGCGGCCGACTCGAACGAGGCGGCCATCAAGGAGCTCAACCAGGATTTCGTGACGGCGTGGAACGCCCACGACCCGAAGAAAATGGCGGCCGCCTGGGCCGAGGACGTCGACCTCATCAACCCCTTCGGCGTGAAGTGCGGCAACCGGGCGGAGGTCGAGAAGCTCTTCGAGAAGGAGCAGTCCGGCGTGATGAAGGCGAGCACCTACAAGATCGACTCGTTCGCGCTCCGGCGCGCGTGCGACGACGTGATGGTGGGAGACTGGGAATCCACGGTCACCGGGATGATCGACCCCGACGGGAACGCTCTGCCGCCGTTTCACCACCACGTGACCGCGGTGTACCAGAACCGCGGCGGGCATTGGACGGTGACGCTCGTTCGCGCGTTCCAGCCCCTGCCGCCTCCCGGGGCCCCGTCGAAGTAG